In Pseudomonas nunensis, a single window of DNA contains:
- a CDS encoding transporter substrate-binding domain-containing protein, which yields MKKALLTLSALALCMAAGSALAKEYKELRFGVDPSYAPFESKAADGSLVGFDIDLGNAICAELKVKCKWVESDFDGMIPGLKANKFDGVISSMTVTEAREKVIDFSSELFSGPTAYVFKKGSGVTADVASLKGKTVGYEQGTIQEAYAKAVLDKAGVKTQAYANQDQVYADLTSGRLDAGIQDMLQAELGFLKSPQGADYDVSKPVDNALLPAKTAVGIKKGNTELKALLDKGIKALHDDGKYAEIQKKHFGDLSLYSGK from the coding sequence ATGAAAAAAGCATTGCTGACCCTTTCTGCACTGGCGTTGTGCATGGCTGCCGGCTCCGCGCTGGCCAAGGAGTACAAAGAACTGCGTTTTGGCGTTGACCCTTCCTACGCACCCTTCGAGTCCAAAGCGGCCGACGGCAGCCTGGTGGGCTTCGATATCGATCTGGGCAATGCGATCTGCGCCGAGCTGAAGGTCAAGTGCAAATGGGTCGAAAGCGATTTCGACGGCATGATTCCGGGCCTCAAGGCCAACAAATTCGACGGTGTGATCTCTTCGATGACCGTCACCGAAGCGCGCGAAAAAGTCATCGACTTCTCCAGCGAGCTGTTCTCCGGCCCTACCGCCTACGTGTTCAAGAAAGGTTCCGGGGTCACCGCAGACGTCGCTTCGCTCAAGGGCAAAACCGTCGGCTACGAACAAGGCACCATCCAGGAAGCCTACGCAAAAGCCGTTCTGGACAAGGCTGGCGTTAAAACCCAGGCCTACGCCAACCAGGATCAGGTGTATGCCGACTTGACTTCCGGTCGTCTCGACGCAGGTATTCAGGACATGCTGCAAGCCGAACTGGGCTTCCTGAAGTCGCCACAAGGTGCCGATTACGATGTCAGCAAGCCAGTCGACAACGCTTTGCTCCCGGCTAAAACGGCTGTCGGTATTAAGAAAGGTAACACCGAGCTGAAAGCGCTTTTGGATAAAGGTATCAAAGCGTTACACGACGATGGCAAATACGCCGAGATTCAAAAGAAACACTTTGGCGATCTGAGTCTGTACAGCGGCAAATAA
- a CDS encoding ABC transporter permease gives MFENLLQNLGLSAFSLKGFGPLLMEGTWMTIKLSALSLLVAVLLGLLGATAKLSKVKLVRVPAQIYTTLIRGVPDLVLMLLIFYSLQTWLTSFTDFMEWEYIEINPFSAGVITLGFIYGAYFTETFRGAILAVPRGQVEAATAYGLKRGQRFRIVVFPQMMRFALPGIGNNWMVMLKATALVSIIGLADLVKAAQDAGKSTYQLFYFLVLAALIYLVITSASNFVLRWLERRYAAGSREAVR, from the coding sequence ATGTTCGAAAACCTATTACAAAACCTGGGGCTCTCAGCCTTCAGCTTGAAGGGCTTCGGTCCTTTGCTGATGGAAGGCACCTGGATGACCATCAAATTATCGGCATTGTCGCTGCTGGTGGCCGTATTGCTCGGCCTGCTCGGCGCCACCGCCAAGCTGTCAAAAGTCAAACTGGTGCGGGTTCCGGCCCAGATCTACACCACGCTGATTCGCGGCGTGCCGGACCTGGTGTTGATGCTGCTGATTTTCTACAGCCTGCAAACCTGGTTGACGTCGTTTACCGATTTCATGGAATGGGAATACATCGAGATCAACCCGTTCAGCGCCGGGGTCATTACCCTGGGCTTCATTTATGGTGCGTATTTCACCGAAACCTTCCGTGGGGCGATCCTCGCCGTGCCTCGGGGCCAGGTCGAAGCCGCTACCGCTTATGGCCTCAAACGCGGCCAGCGTTTTCGAATCGTGGTATTCCCGCAAATGATGCGTTTCGCCCTGCCGGGTATCGGCAACAACTGGATGGTAATGCTCAAGGCCACCGCACTGGTGTCAATCATCGGCCTCGCCGATTTGGTCAAAGCCGCGCAGGACGCTGGTAAAAGCACCTATCAACTGTTTTATTTCCTGGTGCTTGCCGCGCTGATCTACCTGGTCATCACCAGCGCTTCCAACTTCGTCTTGCGCTGGCTCGAACGCCGTTACGCCGCCGGTTCCCGGGAGGCCGTACGATGA
- a CDS encoding ABC transporter permease — MIELLQEYWKPFLYSDGNNITGLAMTLWLLSASIFIGFLVSIPLSIARVSPHFYIRWPVQFYTYLFRGTPLYIQLLICYTGIYSLAAIRAQPVLDAFFRDAMNCTILAFALNTCAYTTEIFAGAIRSMNHGEVEAAKAYGLTGWKLYAYVIMPSALRRSLPYYSNEVILMLHSTTVAFTATIPDILKVARDANSATFLTFQSFGIAALIYLTVTFALVGLFRLAERRWLAFLGPTH; from the coding sequence ATGATCGAACTCTTGCAGGAATACTGGAAACCCTTCCTTTATAGCGACGGCAACAACATCACCGGTCTGGCCATGACCCTGTGGCTGCTCAGTGCCTCGATTTTCATCGGTTTCCTGGTGTCGATCCCGCTGTCCATCGCCCGGGTGTCGCCGCATTTCTACATTCGCTGGCCGGTGCAGTTCTACACCTACCTGTTTCGTGGTACGCCGTTGTATATCCAGTTGCTGATTTGCTACACCGGGATCTACAGCCTGGCGGCCATTCGTGCGCAACCGGTGCTGGATGCGTTCTTTCGCGATGCGATGAACTGCACCATCCTCGCCTTCGCCCTGAACACCTGCGCCTACACCACGGAGATTTTCGCCGGGGCAATCCGCAGCATGAACCACGGTGAAGTCGAAGCGGCCAAGGCCTACGGTCTGACTGGCTGGAAGTTGTATGCCTACGTGATCATGCCCTCGGCCCTGCGTCGCTCGTTGCCTTATTACAGCAACGAAGTGATCCTGATGCTGCACTCGACTACCGTGGCGTTCACCGCGACCATCCCCGACATCCTGAAAGTCGCGCGGGACGCCAACTCGGCGACCTTCCTGACCTTTCAGTCGTTCGGCATCGCTGCGCTGATCTACCTGACCGTGACCTTTGCGCTGGTCGGCCTGTTCCGTCTCGCCGAACGCCGATGGCTGGCCTTCCTCGGGCCGACTCACTAG
- a CDS encoding succinylglutamate desuccinylase/aspartoacylase family protein, with translation MRHQIHDLLAPLPGTARQIHSFHFGPASAKGKIYIQSSLHADEIPGMLVAWHLKQRLAELEAAGRLRSEIVLVPIANPVGLEQVLMDVPLGRYELESGQNFNRWFVDLSEEVGNEIEGQLGDDSRHNLELIRTSLRNALARQTAGTQLQSQRLTLQRLACDADMVLDLHCDFEAVAHLYTTPEAWPQVEPLARYIGAEASLLATDSGGQSFDECFTLLWWQLKERFGEHFDIPLGSFSVTVELRGQGDVYHPLASRDCQALIDYLIHFGAIAGEAAPLPELPYPATPLAGVEPVTTPVGGLLVFTALPGQYLEAGQLIAEIIDPINDRVTPIHCTAAGLMYARSLRRMATAGMVIAHVAGTEAYRSGYLLSP, from the coding sequence ATGCGCCACCAGATACATGACTTGCTGGCCCCGCTGCCGGGGACCGCACGACAGATTCACAGCTTTCACTTCGGCCCCGCGTCGGCCAAAGGCAAGATCTACATCCAGTCGTCCCTGCACGCCGATGAAATTCCCGGCATGCTGGTGGCCTGGCACCTCAAGCAACGCCTGGCGGAGCTGGAAGCCGCCGGCCGCCTGCGCAGCGAAATCGTGCTGGTGCCAATCGCCAATCCGGTGGGCCTGGAACAGGTGCTGATGGATGTGCCGCTGGGCCGCTATGAGCTGGAGAGCGGGCAGAACTTCAATCGCTGGTTTGTCGACTTGAGCGAAGAGGTCGGCAACGAGATCGAAGGTCAGCTCGGCGACGATTCGCGGCACAACCTCGAACTGATCCGCACCAGCCTGCGCAACGCCCTCGCCCGCCAGACCGCTGGCACGCAACTGCAATCCCAGCGCCTGACCCTGCAACGGCTGGCCTGCGATGCGGACATGGTGCTGGACCTGCATTGCGATTTCGAAGCCGTCGCGCACCTTTACACCACGCCCGAAGCCTGGCCGCAAGTCGAGCCGCTGGCACGCTACATCGGTGCCGAGGCGAGTCTGCTGGCCACTGATTCCGGTGGGCAGTCGTTCGATGAATGTTTCACGCTGCTCTGGTGGCAGTTGAAGGAGCGCTTCGGCGAGCACTTCGATATTCCGCTGGGCAGCTTTTCCGTCACCGTCGAATTGCGTGGCCAGGGCGATGTGTATCACCCGCTGGCCAGCCGCGATTGCCAGGCGCTGATCGACTACCTGATTCACTTCGGCGCCATCGCCGGCGAAGCGGCGCCGCTGCCCGAACTGCCCTACCCGGCCACGCCGCTGGCTGGCGTTGAACCGGTGACCACGCCAGTCGGCGGGTTGTTGGTGTTCACCGCGCTGCCGGGGCAATACCTGGAAGCCGGGCAACTGATCGCCGAAATCATCGACCCGATCAATGATCGCGTCACCCCTATCCATTGCACCGCCGCCGGGCTGATGTACGCCCGCTCGCTGCGCCGCATGGCCACTGCCGGCATGGTGATCGCCCACGTCGCGGGCACCGAAGCCTATCGCAGCGGCTACCTACTTTCGCCTTGA
- a CDS encoding ABC transporter ATP-binding protein, whose amino-acid sequence MYKLTIDGLHKSYGDHHVLKGVSLKANTGDVISLIGASGSGKSTFLRCINFLEQPNDGAMSLDGKDIRMVKDRHGMHVADPDELQRIRTRLAMVFQHFNLWSHMTVLENITMAPRRVLGCSKEEAEDRARRYLDKVGLAARVADQYPAFLSGGQQQRVAIARALAMEPEVMLFDEPTSALDPELVGEVLRVIQGLAEEGRTMIMVTHEMSFARKVSSQVLFLHQGLVEEQGAPEDVLGNPKSERLQQFLSGNLK is encoded by the coding sequence ATGTATAAATTGACCATCGACGGCCTGCATAAAAGCTATGGCGACCATCATGTGCTCAAAGGTGTTTCGCTCAAGGCCAACACCGGCGACGTCATCAGCCTGATCGGCGCCAGCGGCTCGGGGAAAAGTACCTTCCTGCGTTGCATCAACTTCCTCGAACAACCCAACGACGGCGCCATGAGCCTGGATGGCAAAGACATCCGCATGGTCAAGGACCGTCACGGCATGCACGTGGCCGATCCCGATGAACTGCAACGGATCCGCACCCGTTTGGCGATGGTGTTCCAGCACTTCAACCTGTGGAGCCACATGACCGTGCTGGAAAACATCACCATGGCTCCGCGCCGGGTGCTGGGTTGCAGCAAGGAAGAAGCCGAAGACCGCGCTCGACGCTACCTCGACAAAGTGGGTCTGGCAGCACGTGTTGCCGACCAATACCCGGCGTTTCTTTCCGGTGGCCAGCAGCAACGGGTGGCGATTGCCCGTGCACTGGCGATGGAGCCGGAAGTCATGCTGTTCGACGAACCGACCTCAGCCCTCGACCCGGAACTGGTGGGTGAAGTGCTGCGCGTGATCCAGGGCCTGGCCGAAGAAGGCCGGACCATGATCATGGTCACCCACGAAATGAGCTTCGCGCGCAAAGTGTCGAGCCAGGTGTTGTTTCTGCACCAGGGTCTGGTGGAGGAACAAGGCGCGCCGGAGGATGTGCTGGGCAATCCGAAGAGTGAGCGGCTGCAACAGTTCCTCAGCGGTAACCTCAAGTAA
- a CDS encoding ligase-associated DNA damage response DEXH box helicase has translation MGTSPDFAKKWFAARGWKPFAFQKQVWAAVKRGESGLLHASTGAGKTYAVWFGAINRFASCVAPVETPRKRKPPAEPLTVLWITPMRALAADTARALEAPLADLQIPWSVGLRTGDTSSSERARQSRRLPTTLITTPESLTLMLARADAQTALSTLRMVVVDEWHELLGNKRGVQLQLALARLRGWHPELIVWGVSATLGNQSHAEQVLIPQGGGISVQGQSSKDLRVDTLLPPAIERFPWAGHIGLKMLPQVVAEIESSPSSLVFTNTRAQSEIWYQALLEARPDWAGLIALHHSSLSRDTRDWVERALKDGQLKAVVCTSSLDLGVDFLPVERVLQIGSAKGVARLMQRAGRSGHAPGRVSRVTLVPTHSLELIEAAAAQDAVAQRRIEPRESPYKPLDVLVQHLVSIALGGGFMPDELYEEVRSAWAYRDLTPADWAWALAFVRHGGLSLTAYPDYRRVEPDDQGIWRVPDARLARRHRMSIGTIVSDASIQLKFWSKGGGGKQLGSVEEGFIARLKPGDGFLFAGRLLELVRVENMTAYVRRSNVKKAAVPRWNGGRMPLSSELAQAVVARFSAAASGHFDGPEMTALRPLLEVQQRWSGLPTENSLLAEALKSREGWHLFLYPFAGRQVHLGLASLLAWRVSQRQPVTFSIAVNDYGLELLSATPIDWSVHLNPDLFNAEQLLPDVLASLNAGELALRRFREIARIAGLVFAGYPGAPKSTRQVQASSGLFFEVFKQYDADNLLLDQAGKEVLREELDIRRLEQTLARINSLRFDLHQIKRPTPLGFPLLVERMRESMSSEKLADRIRRMVGDLEKTAQTGKA, from the coding sequence ATGGGAACCTCCCCCGACTTCGCAAAAAAATGGTTCGCCGCCCGTGGCTGGAAGCCGTTCGCCTTTCAGAAACAGGTATGGGCGGCGGTCAAACGGGGTGAATCCGGGTTGCTGCATGCCAGCACCGGTGCCGGTAAAACCTACGCGGTATGGTTTGGAGCGATCAACCGCTTCGCCTCTTGCGTCGCGCCGGTTGAAACACCGCGTAAACGCAAACCGCCCGCCGAACCGCTGACCGTGCTGTGGATAACTCCGATGCGCGCCTTGGCCGCCGACACCGCGCGCGCCCTGGAAGCGCCGCTGGCGGATTTGCAGATTCCGTGGAGCGTCGGTCTGCGTACCGGCGACACCAGCAGCAGCGAACGCGCCCGCCAGAGCCGGCGCCTGCCGACCACGCTGATCACTACCCCGGAAAGCCTGACCCTGATGCTCGCCCGCGCCGATGCGCAAACTGCGCTGTCGACCTTGCGCATGGTGGTGGTCGACGAATGGCACGAACTGCTCGGCAACAAACGCGGCGTGCAACTGCAATTGGCCCTCGCCCGCCTGCGTGGTTGGCATCCCGAACTGATCGTCTGGGGTGTTTCCGCAACGCTGGGTAATCAATCCCACGCCGAACAGGTCTTGATCCCGCAGGGTGGCGGCATCAGCGTCCAGGGCCAGAGCAGCAAAGACCTGCGCGTCGATACCTTGTTGCCGCCGGCCATCGAACGTTTCCCCTGGGCCGGGCACATTGGTTTGAAAATGTTGCCGCAGGTTGTTGCCGAGATTGAATCGAGTCCCAGCAGCCTGGTGTTCACCAACACTCGCGCTCAATCGGAGATCTGGTATCAGGCCTTGCTGGAGGCGCGCCCGGACTGGGCCGGGTTGATTGCCTTGCATCACAGTTCGCTGTCACGCGATACCCGTGACTGGGTTGAGCGCGCCCTCAAGGACGGGCAACTCAAAGCCGTGGTCTGCACGTCGAGCCTGGACTTGGGCGTGGACTTCCTGCCGGTAGAACGCGTGCTGCAAATTGGTTCGGCCAAAGGCGTGGCGCGGCTGATGCAGCGTGCGGGGCGCTCCGGACATGCGCCAGGGCGCGTCTCACGGGTGACGTTGGTGCCGACCCACAGCCTGGAACTGATCGAAGCCGCCGCCGCGCAAGATGCCGTGGCGCAACGTCGGATCGAACCCCGCGAATCACCGTATAAGCCGCTGGATGTGCTGGTGCAGCATCTGGTCAGCATCGCGCTGGGCGGCGGGTTTATGCCCGATGAGTTGTACGAAGAAGTGCGCAGCGCGTGGGCTTATCGCGACCTTACGCCAGCGGATTGGGCCTGGGCGCTGGCCTTCGTACGCCACGGCGGACTTTCTCTGACGGCCTATCCGGATTATCGCCGGGTCGAGCCCGATGATCAGGGCATCTGGCGTGTGCCGGATGCTCGCTTGGCGCGCCGGCATCGCATGAGCATCGGCACCATCGTCAGCGATGCGAGCATTCAGTTGAAGTTCTGGAGCAAGGGCGGCGGTGGTAAACAACTGGGCAGTGTCGAGGAAGGGTTTATCGCCCGGCTCAAGCCCGGCGACGGTTTTCTGTTCGCGGGACGCTTGCTGGAACTGGTCCGAGTGGAAAACATGACCGCGTACGTGCGGCGCAGTAACGTGAAAAAAGCCGCGGTGCCACGCTGGAATGGCGGGCGTATGCCGCTGTCCAGCGAGTTGGCCCAAGCGGTTGTCGCGCGTTTCAGTGCAGCGGCATCGGGGCATTTTGACGGCCCGGAAATGACCGCGTTGCGTCCGCTGCTGGAGGTGCAGCAACGCTGGTCCGGGCTGCCGACCGAAAATTCGCTGCTGGCCGAGGCGCTTAAATCGCGCGAGGGGTGGCACTTATTTCTTTATCCCTTCGCCGGGCGCCAGGTGCATCTGGGGTTGGCGAGCCTATTGGCATGGCGGGTCAGTCAGCGCCAACCGGTTACCTTTTCCATCGCGGTCAACGACTACGGACTGGAATTGCTCAGTGCAACGCCGATTGACTGGTCCGTTCATCTGAACCCCGACTTGTTCAACGCCGAGCAGCTGTTGCCCGACGTGCTCGCCAGCCTGAACGCCGGTGAACTGGCATTGCGGCGTTTTCGCGAGATCGCGCGGATTGCCGGCCTGGTGTTCGCCGGTTATCCCGGCGCGCCCAAGAGCACGCGACAGGTCCAGGCATCCAGCGGCTTGTTTTTCGAAGTGTTCAAGCAGTACGACGCCGACAACCTGTTGCTGGATCAGGCTGGGAAAGAAGTCCTACGGGAAGAACTGGATATTCGGCGACTGGAGCAGACCTTGGCCCGCATCAACAGTCTGAGATTCGACCTGCATCAGATCAAACGTCCGACGCCTCTGGGCTTTCCGCTATTGGTGGAACGGATGCGCGAAAGTATGAGTTCCGAAAAACTGGCGGATCGAATCAGACGCATGGTCGGCGATCTCGAGAAAACCGCACAGACCGGGAAAGCCTGA
- the pdeM gene encoding ligase-associated DNA damage response endonuclease PdeM: MSTPYPVRLAGEELWLLPEKAIYWPAQQALLIADVHFGKAAAYRSLGQPVPRGTTAQNIAVLDGLLAALLCRQLIFLGDFLHGPGSHAVDTLTALAAWRERHRDLPMTLIRGNHDKRAGDPPASLNIRVVPEPFLLGPFSLQHEPDPHPSRHVLAGHVHPVYRLNGRGRQSLRLACFRLGTEISLLPAFGAFTGGYQVEADESCRIFVIGDNEIWPIS; the protein is encoded by the coding sequence ATGAGTACGCCTTATCCTGTGCGCCTGGCCGGCGAAGAATTGTGGTTATTGCCCGAAAAAGCGATTTACTGGCCTGCCCAGCAAGCGCTATTGATCGCCGATGTGCATTTCGGCAAGGCTGCGGCCTATCGCAGCCTCGGCCAGCCAGTGCCTCGGGGCACGACTGCGCAAAACATCGCGGTGCTGGATGGGTTGCTGGCGGCCCTGCTCTGTCGCCAGCTGATTTTCCTCGGTGACTTTCTCCACGGGCCCGGCTCACACGCCGTGGACACCTTGACAGCGCTGGCAGCCTGGCGCGAACGCCATCGCGATCTGCCGATGACGCTGATTCGCGGCAACCATGACAAGCGGGCGGGTGATCCACCGGCTTCGCTGAACATCCGCGTGGTGCCCGAGCCTTTCTTGCTGGGGCCGTTTTCCTTGCAGCATGAACCGGATCCGCACCCGAGCCGTCATGTCCTGGCCGGGCATGTACATCCGGTTTATCGGCTGAACGGCAGAGGTCGGCAAAGTTTGCGACTGGCGTGTTTCAGGCTGGGGACGGAAATCAGTCTATTGCCCGCGTTCGGCGCATTTACCGGCGGGTATCAAGTCGAAGCGGACGAGAGTTGCAGGATTTTCGTTATCGGCGACAACGAAATATGGCCGATTAGCTGA
- the dcd gene encoding dCTP deaminase — MSIKSDKWIRRMAQEHGMIEPFVERQMRGEGAERLISYGVSSYGYDVRCAGEFKVFTNINSAIVDPKNFDEKSFVDVTSDVCIIPPNSFALARTVEFFRIPRNVLTICLGKSTYARCGIIVNVTPLEPEWEGHVTLEFSNTTTLPAKIYANEGVAQMLFFESDEECEVSYKDRGGKYQGQRGVTLPRT, encoded by the coding sequence ATGAGCATCAAATCGGACAAGTGGATTCGCCGCATGGCGCAAGAGCACGGCATGATCGAACCGTTCGTCGAGCGCCAGATGCGCGGCGAAGGTGCCGAGCGGCTGATTTCCTACGGCGTGTCGAGCTATGGCTACGACGTGCGCTGCGCCGGTGAATTCAAGGTGTTCACCAACATCAACTCGGCAATCGTCGATCCGAAGAACTTCGACGAGAAGAGCTTTGTCGACGTAACCAGCGATGTCTGCATCATCCCGCCGAACTCGTTCGCCCTGGCCCGCACCGTGGAATTCTTCCGCATCCCGCGCAATGTGCTGACCATCTGCCTCGGTAAAAGCACCTACGCCCGCTGCGGCATTATCGTCAACGTGACGCCGCTCGAGCCTGAGTGGGAAGGTCACGTGACCCTGGAATTCTCCAACACCACCACATTGCCGGCGAAAATCTACGCCAATGAGGGTGTCGCACAGATGCTGTTCTTCGAATCCGACGAAGAGTGCGAAGTCTCCTACAAGGACCGTGGCGGCAAGTATCAGGGCCAGCGCGGCGTCACCCTGCCGCGCACTTGA
- a CDS encoding cold-shock protein yields MSNRQTGTVKWFNDEKGFGFITPQSGDDLFVHFKAIQSDGFKSLKEGQQVSFIATRGQKGMQAEEVQVI; encoded by the coding sequence ATGTCTAATCGCCAAACCGGTACCGTTAAGTGGTTCAACGATGAAAAAGGCTTCGGCTTCATCACTCCACAATCCGGTGACGACCTGTTCGTTCACTTCAAAGCTATCCAATCCGACGGCTTCAAAAGCCTGAAAGAAGGCCAACAGGTTTCTTTCATCGCTACCCGCGGTCAGAAAGGCATGCAAGCTGAAGAAGTTCAAGTTATCTAA
- a CDS encoding toxin-antitoxin system YwqK family antitoxin translates to MPFNQWKALGAALITLALPLSTHANPRPDHPTIIVGMDTRATYLAKAPDAQGAAQLQLMPAVRLKLSTANTCGSDEAYLTPESSGIPAESFNRALDEIQELIDNETPVLMTLSACDGKRAFFEKIRGCTPEECGKLTASLVDGKLYLDEDYAPTSKGQASYFLKMPMPYDSKRKAWKAKVYYADSKTLRRDYFVNAKDFASGRPVLASKTYYPSGKLGQSYQDDANGQRQGEAITYSEDGIIIKRANYLNDELEGWQTTYHENGKEADAYKWHQGKRVDGEYLEHDENGALVGRISYRNDEPDGPAMSYYPSGKLKDSSSFVAGKAQGPSTSYFENGAVRSTRNNVDSSPDGWVISYYADGKVEEKQFFEQQVQRSYATWNAQGIQTVQWQWDEQHREQGDFKKWYENGQLQDHRIYKDGKLQGPAITWYENGQMNTSVDYVDGREQGVMRMWKQDGSPNGECRYEAGERQGECT, encoded by the coding sequence ATGCCGTTCAATCAATGGAAAGCGCTAGGCGCAGCGCTGATCACACTCGCACTCCCCCTCTCGACTCACGCCAATCCTCGCCCCGATCACCCGACCATCATCGTCGGCATGGATACTCGCGCTACTTACCTCGCCAAGGCCCCTGACGCCCAAGGTGCTGCGCAGCTCCAGTTAATGCCCGCAGTACGACTGAAACTCTCCACCGCAAATACTTGCGGCAGCGATGAGGCTTACCTCACCCCGGAGTCATCGGGCATCCCCGCAGAGTCATTCAATCGAGCCCTGGACGAAATCCAGGAGCTGATCGATAACGAAACACCTGTCTTGATGACGCTTTCCGCCTGCGACGGCAAACGCGCGTTTTTCGAAAAGATCCGCGGATGCACACCCGAAGAGTGCGGCAAGCTCACCGCCTCCCTGGTAGACGGAAAGCTGTATCTGGACGAGGACTATGCGCCGACCAGCAAAGGCCAGGCGTCTTACTTCCTGAAAATGCCGATGCCCTATGACAGCAAGCGCAAGGCCTGGAAAGCAAAAGTCTACTATGCCGATTCCAAGACGCTGCGCCGCGACTACTTCGTCAACGCCAAGGACTTTGCCTCAGGCAGACCGGTCCTCGCCTCAAAAACCTACTACCCAAGCGGAAAACTCGGACAAAGCTATCAGGACGATGCCAATGGCCAACGCCAGGGCGAGGCGATAACGTATTCCGAAGACGGAATTATCATCAAGCGCGCGAACTATTTGAACGATGAACTGGAAGGCTGGCAAACCACCTACCACGAGAACGGCAAAGAAGCTGACGCCTACAAATGGCATCAAGGTAAACGTGTCGACGGTGAATACCTGGAGCATGACGAAAACGGTGCACTGGTTGGCCGCATCAGCTATCGCAATGACGAACCCGATGGCCCGGCCATGAGCTATTACCCAAGTGGCAAACTGAAGGACAGCAGCAGCTTCGTTGCGGGCAAGGCGCAAGGCCCAAGCACTTCATATTTCGAAAACGGCGCGGTACGCAGCACCCGCAACAACGTGGACAGCAGCCCGGATGGCTGGGTCATCAGCTATTACGCCGACGGCAAAGTGGAAGAAAAACAGTTTTTCGAACAGCAAGTGCAGCGCAGCTATGCCACCTGGAATGCCCAGGGCATCCAGACCGTGCAATGGCAGTGGGATGAGCAGCATCGCGAACAGGGTGATTTCAAGAAGTGGTACGAAAACGGCCAGTTGCAGGATCACAGGATCTACAAGGACGGAAAACTGCAGGGGCCAGCCATCACCTGGTATGAAAACGGCCAGATGAATACGTCCGTCGATTATGTCGATGGCCGCGAGCAGGGCGTGATGCGTATGTGGAAACAGGACGGAAGCCCGAACGGCGAATGCCGATACGAGGCTGGCGAGCGTCAAGGTGAATGCACCTGA
- a CDS encoding DUF481 domain-containing protein, whose translation MLPRTLLCLAVFSASTPLLADTVWLKNGDKLSGKITVFDGGKLLIQTEYAGAIPIDWKQVKTLESDQELLVKQDAYNGEKAKSLKAAEDGKVTLANGEAPKTVELASIQQILKPKPIVEDLVWKGNVDMALDYQRAEKDTDDYDVGFKTSARHGRWRHTAEGEYNREFQDDVVTTDNWRAEYSLDRFLTEHWYWDGRVNYKRDKVEDLSRQRVVGTGPGYQFWDDELGAFSLGSLFNRTDFEYKDGGKDNFYSVAMKWDYNRYLIGKKVEFFTNGEVGKPLSGVADYSLDAEMGLRYKVTDWASLNLKAERDVISGTDDADLNKTRYTAGFGVAW comes from the coding sequence ATGTTGCCCAGAACCTTGCTGTGCCTCGCTGTCTTCAGTGCATCCACGCCTTTGCTCGCCGACACCGTGTGGTTGAAAAACGGTGACAAATTGAGCGGCAAGATCACCGTGTTCGATGGCGGCAAGCTGTTGATCCAGACCGAATACGCCGGTGCGATCCCGATCGACTGGAAACAGGTCAAAACCCTGGAAAGCGATCAGGAGTTGCTGGTCAAGCAGGATGCTTACAACGGTGAGAAGGCCAAGTCATTGAAGGCGGCCGAGGATGGCAAGGTCACCCTGGCCAACGGCGAGGCGCCGAAAACCGTCGAACTGGCGAGCATCCAGCAGATCCTCAAGCCCAAGCCGATCGTCGAAGACCTGGTATGGAAAGGTAATGTCGACATGGCGCTGGATTACCAGCGCGCCGAGAAGGACACCGACGACTACGATGTCGGCTTCAAGACCTCGGCCCGTCATGGTCGCTGGCGCCATACGGCGGAAGGTGAGTACAACCGCGAATTCCAGGATGACGTGGTCACCACCGACAACTGGCGCGCCGAATACTCCCTCGACCGATTCCTGACCGAGCACTGGTACTGGGATGGTCGCGTGAACTACAAGCGCGACAAGGTTGAAGACTTGTCCCGTCAGCGCGTGGTCGGTACCGGTCCGGGCTATCAGTTCTGGGATGACGAACTCGGCGCGTTCTCGCTCGGCTCGTTGTTCAACCGTACCGATTTTGAATACAAGGACGGCGGCAAGGACAACTTCTATTCCGTTGCCATGAAGTGGGACTACAACCGTTACCTGATTGGCAAGAAGGTGGAGTTCTTCACCAACGGCGAAGTGGGCAAGCCGCTTTCCGGCGTGGCTGATTACTCCCTCGATGCGGAAATGGGCTTGCGCTACAAAGTCACCGACTGGGCTTCACTTAACCTCAAGGCCGAGCGGGATGTCATCAGCGGGACCGATGATGCTGATTTGAACAAGACTCGATATACCGCAGGGTTTGGCGTGGCTTGGTAA